A window from Peromyscus eremicus chromosome 1, PerEre_H2_v1, whole genome shotgun sequence encodes these proteins:
- the Umod gene encoding uromodulin: protein MVVTPWLMVAGASNSSETKRCSECHSNATCMVDGVVTTCSCRTGFTGDGLVCEDMNECATPGAHNCSDNGICLNTLGSYECTCQNGFRLTPELGCTDVDECTELGLSDCHALATCVNTEGNYSCVCPKGYEGDGWHCECSPGSCGPGLDCLPQGPGGALVCEDPCNVHETLSEYWRSSEYGAGYSCDSDLHGWYRFTGQGGVRMAETCVPVLRCNTAAPMWLNGSHPSSSEGIVSRMACAHWSGHCCLWSTEVQVKACRGGYYVYNLTAPPECNLAYCTDPSSVEGTCEECRVDEDCISDNGRWRCQCKQNFNITDVSLLEHRLECGANDIKMSLSKCQLQSLGFMKVFMYLSDSQCSGFSESGERDWMSVVTPARDGPCGTVLRTNETHATYSNTLYLANEIIIRDINIRINFECSYPLDMKVSLKTSLQPMVSALNISLGGTGMFTVRMALFQSPAYTQPYQGPSVMLSTEAFLYVGTMLDGGDLSRFVLLMTNCYATPSSNSTDPVKYFIIEDRCPHTEDTTIQVMENGESPQGRFSVQMFRFAGNYDLVYLHCEVYLCDSVNEQCKPTCSGTKLRSGNSIDQTRVLNLGPITRQGVQASVSKAASSNLRLLSIWMPLFLSATLTLMFH from the exons ATGGTGGTAACCCCTTGGCTCATGGTAGCTGGAGCCAGTAACTCATCAGAAACAA AAAGGTGTTCTGAATGCCACAGCAATGCCACCTGTATGGTGGATGGAGTGGTCACGACATGCTCCTGCCGGACGGGCTTCACTGGTGATGGACTGGTGTGTGAGGACATGAATGAGTGTGCCACCCCGGGAGCTCACAATTGCTCTGACAACGGCATCTGCTTGAACACATTGGGTTCCTATGAGtgcacctgccagaatggcttCCGTCTGACCCCTGAGCTGGGCTGCACTGATGTGGATGAGTGCACAGAGCTGGGACTCAGTGACTGCCATGCCCTGGCCACCTGTGTCAACACAGAGGGCAACTACTCATGCGTGTGTCCCAAGGGCTATGAAGGGGATGGTTGGCACTGTGAGTGCTCCCCAGGCTCCTGTGGACCGGGTCTGGACTGCTTGCCCCAGGGCCCAGGTGGAGCACTGGTGTGTGAGGACCCCTGCAAtgtgcatgagaccctgtccgaATACTGGCGCAGTTCTGAGTACGGTGCTGGCTACTCCTGTGACTCAGATCTGCATGGCTGGTACCGGTTCACAGGCCAGGGGGGCGTGCGTATGGCTGAGACCTGTGTGCCGGTCCTGCGATGCAACACGGCTGCGCCCATGTGGCTCAATGGCTCACATCCTTCGAGCAGCGAGGGCATCGTTAGCCGCATGGCCTGTGCGCACTGGAGCGGCCACTGCTGTCTGTGGTCCACAGAGGTCCAAGTGAAGGCCTGCCGAGGTGGCTACTATGTTTACAACCTGACTGCGCCCCCTGAATGCAATCTGGCTTACTGCACAG ATCCTAGCTCCGTGGAGGGGACTTGCGAAGAGTGCAGGGTAGACGAAGACTGCATATCAGATAACGGCAGATGGCGCTGCCAGTGTAAACAGAACTTCAACATTACAG ATGTCTCCCTCCTGGAGCACAGGCTGGAGTGTGGGGCCAATGACATCAAGATGTCCCTCAGCAAATGCCAACTGCAGAGTCTGGGCTTTATGAAGGTCTTCATGTACCTGAGTGACAGCCAGTGCTCAGGCTTCAGTGAGAGCGGTGAACGAGACTGGATGTCCGTGGTGACCCCTGCCCGGGACGGCCCCTGTGGGACAGTGTTGAGA ACAAATGAAACCCATGCCACCTACAGCAACACCCTCTACCTGGCAAATGAGATCATCATTCGTGACATCAACATCAGAATCAACTTTGAATGCTCTTACCCCCTGGACATGAAAGTCAGCCTGAAAACATCCCTACAGCCCATGGTCAG TGCCCTGAACATCAGCTTGGGTGGAACAGGCATGTTCACCGTGCGGATGGCGCTGTTCCAGAGCCCTGCCTACACACAGCCCTACCAAGGTCCCTCCGTGATGCTGTCCACAGAGGCTTTTCTGTATGTGGGCACCATGCTAGATGGGGGTGACTTGTCCCGGTTTGTACTGCTAATGACCAACTGCTACGCCACGCCCAGTAGCAACTCCACAGACCCTGTGAAATACTTCATTATCGAGGACAG ATGTCCGCACACAGAGGATACAACCATTCAGGTGATGGAGAATGGCGAGTCCCCTCAGGGCCGATTTTCTGTTCAGATGTTCCGGTTTGCAGGAAATTACGACCTGGTCTACCTGCACTGCGAGGTGTACCTGTGTGACTCTGTGAATGAACAGTGCAAACCT ACCTGCTCTGGTACTAAACTTAGAAGTGGGAACTCTATAGATCAGACCCGTGTCTTGAACTTGGGTCCCATCACACGGCAAG GTGTCCAGGCCTCTGTGTCCAAGGCTGCTTCCAGTAACCTGA ggCTCCTGAGCATCTGGATGCCTCTGTTTCTCTCAGCCACTTTGACCCTGATGTTTCACTGA